AATATCCGGATCAGCAGGATCAATCTGCAACCCCTCTGCATCAAGTCCTTTTCCGGAAATAGCATGAACCCAGGTTGCGCCGCTATCCCAGGTAACATACAGACCCTTCTCAATAGAAGTGACATACCAGACTGCATCATCCTCAGGGTCAACTAATATTTGATCCAGGTCATTATTGCCGAGCACACTTCCAAGACTTTGCCATGTCCACGCTGATCCCTGCTTTTCTGTACTCATCTGATTAATTTTGTTCTGACCGTTTAAAGGTGTTTGAAGAAATAAAAAAGAAAAAACCACTACAATAATTACGCGTTCTGTCAGTTTCATGAGATACATCCTTATATTATTATGTTGGTATGTTATTTAATAATCATACTTTCACAGACGAAACAACATCATCATTATGGATAGATTAAACACTGTTATGGTAATGCTTTTCTGGAATAAAACCTTTAATGATTAGAACATGACCCAAATTTTTAATTTAGAATCAGATGTTTATTTTATGACAGCACTACAATATGAGAGCTATGCTTGGTATACTTAAAGTTAAACAAAAATACATATTAAAGCAAGTATTTTATGCTTAAATAATATGTCACTTTTGCCTTTATTCCTCAATTCCGGATTTGTATTACCATAAATATTAAACAAGAGTCTGGCCTGCATTAGCTACTTCTTTCTGGAGTTCAACCGTCTCTTTTCTGATAGTTTCTCTAATCATTCTCACATTCAACAACCCTTCCAATTTCACATTATCATCTGCTTTAACTACAGGAAGATAATCTATATGATAGGTTTTAAGAATGCTGTTCGCTTCACTTAATTTTTTATCCGGAGTAATAAAATGTTTTACCGGCCGCATTATATCCTCTGCAATAAAAAGAGCAACCGATGACTGTATATTTATTAAAGTCTTTAAATCATCAATTGTAATAATTCCGACTAACTTTTTATTTTTATCGCAAACCAGATAAATATTGTATTTGCTTTCTGCTACTTTATTGAAAATAGACTGTAAAGGTTCATTCACAGAAATAACAGTCGGTTTTGTATCCATCACTTTCTTAACCTTGTATTTTTCAAGCATTTCATCTTCACTGATATTCCTGAAAGTCTCACCTGCTTTTGTTATGGCAATTTTAACAGAAGGAGGCCCGATTATTTGTACGATGAAAGTAGTTAGAGTGACTATGCCGATTATTATATTCCCTATCTCCGGGAAATTTTGGGCAGTAAGTATTGCAAGCCCTATAGTAACACCAGCTTGTGAAAAAAGACACATTCCCAGATATTTTCTTACAACCGTTTGTATTTTACTGACAGTCGCGCCCGCATAGGCACCTATTATCTTCCCCGCACTTCTGGCAACAACATAGAATAAAGCCCCGACCAGAATACTTTGATTTATAGATGATAACTTTAACCTTGCTCCTACCAGAACAAAAAATATAATATATATCGGAGGTGAAAATTCTTTCATGAGTTCAAATACGTTTTTTGAATAATAAGGAGCAATATTTACGAACAGTATACCAAAAAACATTTCAGCCAGAATCAGATCTAATTTGAACAGATTTGATAGAGCAATAATCAGAAGTATAGAGCCAAAAGTAAAACTCAGCATTAAATCTCGTTCATGCTTGTACTTTTTTGTTAAATCAAGAATCCCTTTAAAAATAAAGGCGACAATTGAGCCCAGAACCATTGACCCAATAATTTCGTACATGGGCTTTAATAGCGCTGCCGTTACAGAAAAGCCCTGCCCGGAAATTATTACTTTGGAGATTGAATTTGCAAATCCGTATAAAAGCAGGGCCAGACCGTCATCGAGTGCGACAATTGCAAAAACCATAGTTGTAAGAATACCGGCAGATTTATATTCCCACAATACATCAACGGTAGCCGCAGGCGCAGTTGCTGATGCGAGTGCTCCCAGCATAATTGCAAGAGCCCAGTTTTTTGTAAGAAAGCCCATTGACAGAGTTACAAAGATGAAAGCTCCAAGGCCTTCCAATAGGAGTATAATCATCAAGCTCTTGCCGTACTTCTTAAAGACCTCTTTTTTAAGCTCTCCGCCTACCAGGAATCCAATAATACCGAGAGCAATAAAATTTAAGGGCACAAATTCGCTTATAACTGTAGAATTAATTAGGTTAAGACCGGACCGGCCTAAAACAATACCAATAATAATGTATCCTACA
This genomic stretch from bacterium harbors:
- a CDS encoding cation:proton antiporter, which gives rise to MGPNTILIVAITLIFGVLGARIFKSLKIPQVVGYIIIGIVLGRSGLNLINSTVISEFVPLNFIALGIIGFLVGGELKKEVFKKYGKSLMIILLLEGLGAFIFVTLSMGFLTKNWALAIMLGALASATAPAATVDVLWEYKSAGILTTMVFAIVALDDGLALLLYGFANSISKVIISGQGFSVTAALLKPMYEIIGSMVLGSIVAFIFKGILDLTKKYKHERDLMLSFTFGSILLIIALSNLFKLDLILAEMFFGILFVNIAPYYSKNVFELMKEFSPPIYIIFFVLVGARLKLSSINQSILVGALFYVVARSAGKIIGAYAGATVSKIQTVVRKYLGMCLFSQAGVTIGLAILTAQNFPEIGNIIIGIVTLTTFIVQIIGPPSVKIAITKAGETFRNISEDEMLEKYKVKKVMDTKPTVISVNEPLQSIFNKVAESKYNIYLVCDKNKKLVGIITIDDLKTLINIQSSVALFIAEDIMRPVKHFITPDKKLSEANSILKTYHIDYLPVVKADDNVKLEGLLNVRMIRETIRKETVELQKEVANAGQTLV